In Candidatus Methylacidiphilales bacterium, one DNA window encodes the following:
- a CDS encoding zinc metallopeptidase, which translates to MTLAILIMAVTMVLSLVAMGRVKSTFYRYQQIPVSSGYTGYQAARRILQTAGIHDVEIVEHPSPLGDHYDPIHKRLVLSSEVYHGSSPAALGVAAHECGHAIQHKIAYAPLQWRMAAVGVTTFASQAVLWLPLIGFGTGLITNVVAMAWFMAICWGIIMLFNLITLPVEYDASRRAKLILQKMNLVRAGEEAVGVERVLNAAALTYVAAFITSLVYFLWYLLPLLTRRE; encoded by the coding sequence ATGACGTTAGCAATATTGATCATGGCTGTGACGATGGTGCTCTCGCTTGTAGCGATGGGGCGGGTAAAAAGCACCTTTTATCGCTATCAGCAAATCCCTGTATCCTCTGGCTACACGGGTTATCAAGCGGCTCGGAGGATTTTGCAAACAGCTGGGATACATGATGTGGAGATAGTGGAGCATCCGTCTCCCCTCGGGGATCATTATGATCCTATACATAAGCGGTTAGTCTTATCATCGGAAGTTTATCATGGAAGCTCGCCAGCAGCACTGGGGGTAGCTGCACATGAGTGTGGCCATGCGATTCAGCACAAAATCGCATATGCGCCCTTGCAGTGGCGGATGGCGGCCGTGGGTGTGACTACGTTTGCCAGCCAGGCAGTATTGTGGCTGCCATTGATTGGATTTGGGACGGGTTTAATCACAAATGTCGTTGCGATGGCATGGTTTATGGCGATTTGTTGGGGGATCATTATGCTGTTTAACTTAATCACATTGCCTGTGGAATATGATGCATCGCGTCGTGCCAAATTGATTTTGCAAAAGATGAATCTCGTGCGTGCGGGCGAAGAGGCGGTCGGTGTGGAACGTGTGCTAAATGCAGCTGCATTGACTTATGTAGCGGCATTTATTACCTCGCTCGTGTATTTCCTCTGGTATCTCTTACCGCTTTTGACGCGCAGAGAATAA
- a CDS encoding trypsin-like peptidase domain-containing protein, whose product MERVNLRVAELSLVGILVLGVLFYLDWRAERKALSVSAGRVVSEPSEPRWYAGDGKEGSLLERLNQEQVVMIQQVLPSVVNITTLQPASVGDDFFMDGWDEERERVESGMEDGLRLPRDEGLGAGVIMDEEGFILTNAHVVKHALDIRVRTYDGRRMKARVVGLDELTDLAVLKVEAGGLKAARIGDSDLLQVGEQVWAFGNPYDFNSSVSRGVVSGKNRAPQFTNNYEDFIQSDVVLNPGNSGGALVNSRGEIVGINTAILSGSGAFQGMSFSVPINLAHRVYKEIREGRAIRRGRLGCHLRPLRTDFLDFYKLDRDGGALIVDVIKGSPADRVGLRPLDIVIRCNGERIIGPGHLRFYVGQTAPGEKIVLDYLRGEHVKGDGRRWREYQVEVEIDQLENAPLKVRDVVQVREGLRKKNPIVDVQVVTLEDDFRSRWNVPKEVKGLVVRSVVSQTVASEVLRLGDIIIALEIQGGEALREYSLQEFKKLQEELKPEQKLLLYIYRNHRYEFVVLGAD is encoded by the coding sequence GTGGAGAGAGTTAATTTGAGAGTGGCAGAGTTGAGTCTAGTGGGGATATTGGTGCTAGGGGTGCTATTTTACTTGGACTGGAGGGCGGAGAGGAAGGCTTTGTCGGTGAGTGCAGGGCGAGTGGTCAGCGAGCCGAGTGAGCCGAGGTGGTATGCTGGAGATGGGAAGGAGGGTTCGCTTCTTGAGAGGCTAAATCAGGAGCAGGTGGTGATGATACAGCAGGTCTTGCCTTCGGTGGTGAATATTACGACGTTGCAGCCGGCATCGGTAGGGGATGATTTTTTTATGGATGGGTGGGATGAGGAGAGGGAGAGAGTTGAAAGTGGGATGGAGGATGGGCTGCGTTTGCCGCGAGATGAGGGATTGGGGGCAGGGGTGATTATGGACGAGGAGGGGTTTATATTAACAAATGCTCATGTGGTGAAGCATGCCTTGGACATTCGCGTGAGGACGTATGATGGAAGGCGGATGAAGGCTAGGGTGGTAGGCTTGGATGAGCTGACGGATCTGGCGGTGTTGAAGGTGGAAGCGGGTGGGCTTAAGGCTGCAAGGATCGGGGATTCGGACTTGTTGCAGGTGGGGGAGCAGGTGTGGGCATTCGGTAATCCGTATGATTTCAACAGTAGTGTGAGTCGGGGAGTGGTGAGTGGTAAGAATCGGGCTCCGCAGTTTACGAATAATTATGAGGATTTTATTCAGAGCGATGTGGTGTTGAATCCGGGGAATTCTGGCGGGGCGTTGGTGAATAGTCGTGGGGAGATTGTGGGAATAAACACGGCGATTTTATCTGGGAGTGGAGCTTTTCAAGGGATGAGTTTTTCGGTGCCGATTAATTTGGCGCACCGTGTTTATAAGGAGATACGGGAGGGGCGGGCGATTAGGCGAGGTAGGTTGGGATGTCATCTGAGGCCGTTGCGGACGGATTTTTTGGATTTTTATAAGCTTGATCGAGACGGTGGGGCGTTGATTGTTGATGTGATAAAGGGATCGCCGGCAGATAGGGTAGGATTGCGGCCGTTGGACATTGTGATCCGGTGTAACGGGGAGCGGATAATAGGCCCAGGACATTTGCGTTTTTATGTGGGGCAGACAGCTCCGGGGGAGAAGATTGTGCTGGATTATTTGCGAGGGGAGCACGTGAAAGGTGATGGGAGGAGGTGGCGCGAGTATCAGGTGGAGGTGGAGATTGATCAGCTTGAAAATGCTCCGCTTAAGGTGAGGGATGTGGTGCAAGTCAGAGAGGGTTTGAGAAAGAAAAATCCGATTGTTGACGTTCAGGTGGTCACGTTGGAGGATGATTTCCGTAGCCGTTGGAATGTGCCGAAAGAGGTGAAAGGTCTTGTAGTGCGAAGTGTAGTAAGCCAGACTGTGGCGTCTGAGGTTTTGCGATTGGGGGATATCATTATTGCGCTGGAAATACAAGGAGGTGAAGCGCTGCGGGAGTATTCGCTTCAAGAATTTAAGAAACTTCAGGAGGAATTAAAGCCTGAGCAAAAATTATTGTTGTATATTTATCGCAACCACCGTTATGAGTTTGTGGTGCTAGGGGCAGATTAG
- the tyrS gene encoding tyrosine--tRNA ligase, whose product MHLSPEEQLAILTRGTERLISPDQLLRQLHSATTKKQPLRVKMGVDPTAPDIHLGHCVGLLKLRQFQDLGHTAVLIIGDFTASIGDPSGRNTTRPTLSRDTILANAHTYQEQAFKILRRDQTEVVWNGTWFNNMTAHTLLELLSRRSVSQILQREDFKSRLESHHPLALHEICYPLLQGWDSVMVKADVEIGGSDQLFNLLIGRDLQEQCHQPPQTIITLPLLEGTDGVHKMSKSLGNTISVNDPPKEMFGRVMSIPDPLTSRWSEILFAETPDPSLHPMEAKKRLAQKIITLFHSASAAQQAREEFERIFSLHQLPTDIPSLTPPTPLPLTKLLVHIHAAPSNSEARRLILAGAVSINQQKITDPTTTPDYSTPFILRCGKRFFAQIQPPPHPPK is encoded by the coding sequence ATGCACCTCTCGCCTGAAGAACAACTCGCCATCCTCACCCGCGGCACCGAGCGACTCATCTCCCCCGACCAACTCCTCCGCCAACTCCACTCCGCCACCACAAAAAAACAACCCCTCCGCGTCAAAATGGGCGTCGACCCCACCGCCCCCGACATCCACCTCGGCCACTGCGTCGGCCTCCTCAAGCTCCGCCAATTCCAAGACCTCGGCCACACCGCCGTCCTCATCATCGGCGACTTCACCGCATCCATCGGCGACCCCTCAGGCCGCAACACCACACGCCCCACCCTCTCCCGCGACACCATCCTCGCCAACGCCCACACCTACCAAGAACAAGCCTTCAAAATCCTCCGCCGCGACCAGACCGAAGTCGTCTGGAACGGCACCTGGTTCAACAACATGACCGCCCACACCCTCCTCGAGCTCCTCAGCCGACGCTCCGTCTCACAAATCCTCCAACGCGAAGACTTCAAATCCCGCCTCGAATCCCACCACCCCCTCGCACTCCACGAAATCTGCTACCCCCTCCTCCAAGGCTGGGACTCCGTCATGGTCAAAGCCGACGTCGAAATCGGTGGCTCCGACCAACTCTTCAACCTCCTCATCGGCCGAGACCTCCAAGAACAATGCCACCAACCCCCACAAACCATCATCACCCTCCCCCTCCTCGAAGGCACCGACGGCGTCCACAAAATGAGCAAATCCCTCGGCAACACCATCAGCGTCAACGACCCCCCAAAAGAAATGTTCGGCCGCGTCATGAGCATCCCCGACCCCCTCACATCCCGCTGGAGCGAAATCCTCTTCGCCGAAACTCCCGACCCCAGCCTCCACCCCATGGAAGCTAAAAAACGCCTAGCCCAAAAAATCATCACCCTCTTCCATTCCGCCTCAGCAGCACAACAAGCCCGCGAAGAATTCGAGCGCATCTTCTCCCTACACCAACTCCCCACCGACATCCCCTCCCTCACCCCCCCAACACCACTCCCCCTCACCAAACTCCTCGTCCACATCCACGCCGCCCCCAGCAACAGCGAAGCCCGCCGCCTCATCCTCGCCGGAGCCGTCTCCATCAACCAACAAAAAATCACCGACCCCACCACCACCCCCGACTACTCCACCCCCTTCATCCTCCGCTGCGGCAAACGCTTCTTCGCCCAAATCCAACCCCCACCCCACCCCCCCAAATAA
- a CDS encoding mechanosensitive ion channel family protein encodes MENATQNWLNILETLLRHIRPAEWFTFALFVFLGLLAFWLIDQKIVRLIRRWLIAHDAHTITTIIHLIRLPLAITILAYFTLLGLEQITSLPESIQSRLQRIYPTANLAIIIFFLYRGVDIIAVILRRYWSIQENTLNSRWTEIGTFLAKALIIGIGGMTLLQMLGIPILPMLTGAGFLGAALALASQSTLANAIGSLELIFDRPFQVGDRISFLDYDGFVTRMGIRSIEITSLTGERITLPNKDVVDKQIRNYSKTNDPQLIGCTRILLTVGIVYQHSRTEIQKACQILEEILRSHPKVKKAFARFRALAPSSLEIIGIAWADYKNGDEFFALQSELQLEIKDRFDKAGLQFAYPTQTLFIEKLPGGGIEPPT; translated from the coding sequence ATGGAAAACGCAACTCAAAACTGGCTTAACATCCTCGAAACGCTTCTCCGCCACATCCGCCCCGCAGAATGGTTCACCTTCGCTCTCTTTGTATTTCTCGGCCTCCTGGCATTCTGGCTGATCGATCAAAAGATCGTGCGCCTCATCCGCCGCTGGCTCATTGCCCACGATGCCCACACGATCACCACCATCATCCATCTTATCCGACTGCCGTTGGCCATCACCATTCTGGCTTACTTCACCCTGCTAGGGCTGGAGCAAATCACTTCACTCCCCGAGTCCATTCAAAGCCGACTGCAACGCATCTACCCCACGGCCAATCTCGCCATCATCATCTTCTTCCTCTATCGCGGCGTAGATATTATCGCCGTCATCCTTCGCCGCTACTGGAGCATCCAGGAAAACACTCTCAACAGCCGATGGACTGAAATCGGCACTTTCCTTGCCAAAGCCCTGATTATCGGCATTGGCGGGATGACTCTCTTGCAGATGCTTGGCATTCCCATCCTGCCCATGCTCACCGGCGCAGGTTTCCTGGGCGCCGCTCTAGCCCTCGCCTCGCAATCCACCCTGGCAAACGCCATCGGTTCGCTTGAACTCATCTTCGATCGCCCCTTCCAAGTAGGCGACCGCATCAGCTTTCTAGATTACGACGGATTCGTCACTCGCATGGGCATCCGCTCCATCGAGATTACAAGCCTCACTGGAGAACGCATCACCTTGCCGAACAAAGACGTCGTCGATAAACAAATCCGCAACTATTCAAAGACCAACGACCCCCAACTCATAGGCTGCACTCGCATCCTTCTCACAGTCGGAATCGTCTATCAACACAGTCGCACTGAGATCCAGAAGGCTTGCCAAATCCTCGAAGAAATCCTGCGCAGCCATCCCAAGGTCAAAAAAGCCTTCGCGCGGTTCCGCGCGCTGGCTCCCTCTTCCCTTGAGATTATCGGCATCGCGTGGGCTGATTACAAAAACGGCGATGAATTTTTCGCGCTCCAAAGTGAATTACAGTTAGAAATCAAAGATCGCTTCGACAAAGCTGGCCTACAATTCGCCTACCCGACCCAGACTTTGTTCATAGAAAAGTTGCCAGGGGGGGGGATCGAACCCCCGACCTAA
- the rplQ gene encoding 50S ribosomal protein L17, producing MRHRKIRGKLGRKKEHRERTIAQLATALIRHNRITTTLAKAKATRPFAEKLVTLGKKGTLHHRRLAIARVKGDKEAIKKLFEEIVPAMQDRKGGYTRILRLGSRSTGRNDAAPMAILEWVNYSVKTDDAPQIVEGKKKATSKEEVVEVKESPTEKEEQK from the coding sequence ATGAGACATCGAAAAATACGTGGTAAACTTGGTAGAAAGAAGGAGCATCGTGAGAGGACGATCGCTCAACTTGCTACAGCTCTTATCCGTCATAATCGTATCACCACTACGCTGGCCAAAGCTAAAGCGACACGTCCGTTTGCCGAGAAACTGGTCACTCTCGGCAAAAAAGGGACGCTGCACCACAGAAGGCTGGCTATTGCGAGAGTGAAAGGGGACAAAGAGGCAATCAAAAAACTCTTTGAGGAGATTGTCCCTGCTATGCAGGACCGCAAAGGCGGCTATACTCGCATTTTACGTCTAGGCAGCCGTTCTACAGGGCGCAACGACGCCGCACCAATGGCTATTCTTGAGTGGGTGAATTACAGCGTTAAGACCGATGACGCACCGCAGATTGTCGAAGGAAAGAAAAAAGCGACTTCGAAAGAAGAGGTCGTAGAGGTGAAAGAGTCTCCGACGGAGAAGGAAGAGCAAAAATAA
- a CDS encoding DNA-directed RNA polymerase subunit alpha, giving the protein MPKSLVKNTETRTDTYAQYIAEPFEIGYGHTIGNSLRRVLLSSLEGAAITSIRIEGAQHEFCTLPNVVEDVTEIILNLKKVLFKLPNRETRNLVLSVNKEGPVTAGDIRLEPGVEVVNPDQIICTLDKKQKFYMEMEVKVGRGFALAEANKKPDQPIGIIPIDSLFSPVRKVKYTVENSRVGQKTDYDKLILDIWTDGRITPEDALLQAAGILRKHLDIFVNFQEDVVEFEKSKSEATQEDNKLIKLLTMSVNEIELSVRATNCLNNANILTVGQLAMKTESEMLKFRNFGKKSLNEIKEKLQELGLTLGMKFDPEIVEILNKTVESKTAKV; this is encoded by the coding sequence ATGCCTAAAAGCCTCGTTAAGAACACCGAGACGAGGACAGACACCTATGCTCAATACATCGCCGAGCCTTTTGAGATCGGCTACGGTCACACTATTGGAAACTCCCTCCGGCGAGTCCTTCTCTCCTCACTTGAAGGGGCGGCTATCACCTCAATTCGAATCGAAGGGGCTCAACATGAGTTTTGCACTCTGCCTAATGTCGTCGAGGATGTCACGGAGATCATTTTGAATCTTAAGAAGGTGCTTTTCAAGCTCCCTAATCGCGAGACTCGGAATTTGGTCCTCTCCGTTAACAAAGAAGGCCCAGTTACTGCCGGGGATATTAGACTCGAGCCCGGCGTTGAGGTCGTCAACCCTGATCAAATTATCTGCACTTTAGATAAAAAGCAGAAATTTTACATGGAGATGGAAGTCAAAGTAGGGCGCGGGTTTGCGCTTGCAGAGGCCAATAAAAAGCCAGATCAGCCGATCGGCATTATTCCGATTGATTCGCTTTTCTCGCCCGTCCGTAAAGTTAAATATACGGTTGAAAACAGTCGCGTCGGGCAAAAAACGGACTACGACAAGCTAATTCTTGATATTTGGACGGATGGCCGCATCACGCCTGAGGATGCTTTGCTTCAAGCGGCAGGTATCCTACGTAAGCATCTGGATATCTTCGTCAACTTCCAAGAGGATGTGGTCGAATTTGAAAAGAGTAAGTCTGAAGCGACGCAGGAGGATAATAAGTTAATCAAACTCCTCACGATGAGCGTCAATGAAATCGAGCTTTCCGTGCGTGCGACCAACTGCCTGAACAATGCAAATATTCTCACCGTTGGCCAGCTTGCTATGAAGACTGAAAGCGAGATGTTGAAGTTCCGCAACTTCGGTAAGAAATCTTTGAACGAAATCAAAGAGAAATTGCAGGAGCTTGGGTTGACGCTCGGCATGAAATTTGATCCTGAAATTGTCGAGATTTTGAATAAGACTGTGGAATCTAAAACTGCGAAGGTGTAA
- the rpsD gene encoding 30S ribosomal protein S4 has protein sequence MARYTGPRTKKSRRFGAALFGPHKALERRNYPPGVHGIKGRKKQSDYAVALGEKQKLRYTYGILERQFRRYFEIASRKRGVTGDILLQLLETRLDNVVFRLGLASSRRAARQFVLHRHILVNGRVVNIPSFQVKTGDVIEVRDRPKSRAYAARSLEAMQLSPVPDWLVIDKEQFRGEVKRLPTREEIAPVANEQLVVELYSR, from the coding sequence ATGGCTCGTTATACAGGACCTCGCACCAAGAAAAGCCGCCGTTTCGGCGCTGCTTTGTTTGGCCCTCATAAAGCACTTGAACGTCGCAACTATCCTCCGGGCGTTCACGGTATCAAAGGCCGCAAGAAGCAATCAGATTATGCCGTTGCCCTCGGAGAGAAGCAAAAGTTGCGTTACACTTATGGCATTCTTGAAAGGCAATTCCGACGCTATTTTGAGATTGCATCGAGAAAGCGCGGTGTCACTGGTGATATTTTGCTTCAACTTTTGGAAACTCGACTGGACAATGTTGTTTTCCGTCTTGGCCTAGCGAGCTCTCGACGTGCAGCGCGGCAATTCGTCTTACACCGCCACATCCTCGTCAATGGCCGAGTGGTGAATATTCCCAGCTTTCAGGTTAAAACAGGAGACGTCATTGAAGTCCGCGATCGTCCTAAATCTCGTGCATATGCTGCGCGTAGCCTCGAAGCGATGCAGCTTTCTCCTGTGCCCGACTGGCTAGTGATTGATAAAGAGCAGTTTCGCGGCGAAGTAAAGCGGCTTCCTACACGCGAAGAAATTGCTCCAGTGGCCAACGAGCAGCTTGTCGTCGAACTTTACTCCCGATAA
- the rpsK gene encoding 30S ribosomal protein S11: protein MKIAKVKGAKNVTTGIAHILATFNNTIVTLTDLNGNVIAWSSAGKCGFRGSKKSTAYVAQVVAQDACKRAMAHGLREVQVRVKGPGSGRESAIRAIQSVGIEITSIVDTTPIPHNGCRPRKPRRV, encoded by the coding sequence ATCAAAATTGCAAAGGTAAAAGGAGCTAAAAACGTCACTACAGGGATTGCTCATATACTCGCCACATTCAACAACACGATTGTCACGCTTACAGATCTTAATGGTAATGTGATAGCCTGGTCGAGCGCAGGCAAATGTGGATTTCGTGGGTCGAAAAAGTCCACGGCTTATGTGGCTCAAGTTGTCGCGCAAGATGCTTGCAAGCGTGCAATGGCTCATGGACTGCGTGAAGTGCAAGTGCGCGTCAAAGGCCCGGGGTCAGGCCGTGAATCGGCGATCCGTGCCATTCAATCAGTTGGCATTGAAATTACCTCTATCGTCGACACGACGCCCATCCCCCACAATGGATGCCGTCCACGGAAACCACGTCGCGTGTAA